In Lactuca sativa cultivar Salinas chromosome 5, Lsat_Salinas_v11, whole genome shotgun sequence, the DNA window TACAAGTCTTCCATTTCTTTATGGAATGTCGAGTGGTGTGGGATAATCCGCTAAAAGTGAAATCACCTAGGATGTACACCTTGGATGGTGATAAACTTTGTAACATTGCGGATCATTTGAGTCACTAGGATTGGTTCTTGGTTTTTAGAAAGTGTTCGAGAGGAGGTGATAAGCTTCTTCAGTTACAACATTGAGAGCTTGTTCAACTTAGGTGCTTCTTACAGATCGGGAGGATGGTTAGATTTGGTCTCATGATGTCCAAGTTGGTTTTACGGTTTCTCCGACGTGTGGTCTTATTGATGCTGAGGCTTTGGAAGTTGACTCGGTAGCCACCAGATGGAATCATTTGCTAAAGTTAATGTTTTTGTTGGAGATTAAAGTTGAACATGATTCATACAAGAGTTAATCTTGATAGGAGAGGCATCGATATTGATTCTATTTTGTGTCTCATTTGTGGTATTGATGTTGAGACTGCTAATCATCTTTTTTTCTTCGTGTGAGATGGCTACGGATTTGTGGGCGCTTTTCGTGTGATGGTGGGATCTAAATATTTTTTCTTGTCGTTAATTTCAGAGTGGTTGACATGGATTGATAATGCTTGACTGGCAGCCAAAATTAGGAGGTGTGTTGATGTTGTTGGGCTTACGATGTTGTGAAAGATTTGGTGTTTTCTGACTAGAGAGATGTTTAATAATGTTAAACTTGTCAGGATGGTGCTTTGGGATTTCATTTGGTCTAAATCGTTTCTCTAGATTAGTGTTAGAAATCCTAAATTTCATAGTTTCAGGTTAATTACGTGTAAAATCCTATATTGgcttattttatataatttttctaGCGTTtcactattttttattttaatgttctCATTCTAAACATCACTTTGATATTTTCGAATTACATTAGTAGGCAATTTATAGCAAGTCTAAATATGTGTGGGTTAACATGGAAAACGTTTTTATATGAACATgttggattttcaaaaataggtTGTCTGTTGTTGTAAAAAGTATTTGAGACTAATTGTTTGACTTGGTCATATGAATTACATAAGTATGTATACACTTGAATGTACATGTATATTTATTTAGTATACAACGATATAGTACATAATATAATTGGTATCCATGATTACGTAAAAGGAAAATGATATAAGGGTAAGTATGTctcaaaaacatgcaaaaaacaTCATCAGAgtttgaattgttcaaaaaacATCATCCAAATAAGGGTTTTGTATAAAAAAAAGACCAAAGAAGTACACACTTTGTTGAAATCTTAACTTATGGTAACCAAAATTTTCAGGTGAGCGGATGAGTTGGCATATTATTGTTGTGTTGCCATATTTGGTTGGTGAGTTGGCATATCTTctaacattaaatgataaatccACCTTAATAAATTGATTTTGGGCATAGATGCATACGACTCATCTAGATCGATCAACTTCTTCAACTTTCATGGCTTCTCCCTATAAATTATCTTTCAACTCCAACTCAAGCTCACATATTTTCCAAGACAAATAGCACAATGGACTAGGTAAATCTTTGTGACTATGGGTACCTTCTTGAATATGGATATCAAACACAAAGGCTAATCCAGGCAAACAGTTTAGGGTTTGCCCTAACTTTTTGGTAAATGTATCTAAAAGCTTTATCATGTTTTTACTTCTAAAAAAATGTTTGTTCATGTTAATTTTTCATTGAATATGAAGGATTTAAAGAAGGAAAAATGTAGGAATGGATTGACGAAATTATAGTTACATGAATATAATGTTATATAGGGTCATTTTAGTCACATGAATGTAATGTTATATCGTATTAGGTATTAGGTATTAGGTATTTAAGATATATTGAAAATATGATAACTAATCACTCTAACAGGTATTtgagatatattaaaaatatgagAAGTAATCACTCCAATAAGAGTTGTTCTGTATTTAAATGTTACAAGTCTCAATAATAAAATGCCatttctttgtgaaataaataGTGTAAGTAAACTACATAATACAATGTATTAGCATAATTATTGATGATCGTGAAATATGTAATTTCTTAGGAGTATGGAAAGGAGTTATTGAGAGTGAAAGATACTGAGAGTTTTAATGCAAGTTCGGATTTGCTTGCAAAGTAGGATATGAACCATGTTGTGTATCTTTTCATTTACTTATATTTGTTATTGGTTATTGTATGACTAATCATAATAAAATGATTCAACCAAAAATGTTGATATTTTGTTTTGAACCGTGCATAACTGATAACATTAGTATGTTATACGATTTACGTTGTGATGATGTTGTTAATTTTCAAACGTACAAAGAATAAAATATAAGCgtcaatatatatttatatgatcgTTAAATGACAAAAATTGTTATCATCTGATTAGTTAGTTAGTGGGTCTCTTTTGTGCAAGTACTCAATGAAAAACAataaaatcatacataaaatTATCGATTTAACATATGTCTATGGACATGAACCATTGATCTCTTCTATTACTCAATTGTCTCGAAAACGATACATTAGAAAATCCACTTATAAATTATTATAATCGAAAACTCTAACAACTATTAGGCTGAAtccatatataaaataataaaaaataactaaTCATGGATTCCTTTGGGCCTAACGACCATCAACCTACTTCAAACATTATCCTTTCGAGACTGTCATCCAAGTTTACTCACTTTGTTCAACGTCGATTGTTCATTCGAATCACCAATTGCAAGTCACGCTAACATATCAAATATACACGGTTGGATTTATTCAGTTATTTtagaaattttgaaatattttatttaaaaataaaccattaaaattgaataacatatcaataatttataaataatatcaCCATTAAAACTAATttaacttctaactattaatcAATCCCAAAACTTATATTACCCGAACTTTAacaataaaaaatgtaaaaagtaTTTAAGTGGACATTTGAAAAGCGTTAACCTTTTAATAGTGTGATGAAACTCGCGTATTCTGATCAGAAAACCTCTTTCCCATGTGGATAATTTTCGTAGTGACTAGCGGCAGTCCATACACACATATCCAACCCAAACAAAATCGCCGGTTCCACGTCGGAACATATGACGCAAAAACTCGTATAGGTGTCAGTGATATGTCACCAGCATCTGCCACCTGGCAGACCACCTCTCCACGTGTACTCGCTTCATCCTCCAATCTCTCACTATAAATACCTTATTCGCCCCACACCTCCACCATCGCAACGGAAAACACCAATCAATGGCAAAACTCGGCGTGCTCGCACTCACCTTCGCCGCGCTTATCGCATGTACCTCAGTTTCCGCCTTTAGAACAACcttcttcaccaccaccatcgagGATGATGACAACGTCGTGCTCACAAGAAGCTCCCGAGAGCAACAGAGTTGCGGCAAGGAAATCCAGTCGGAGCAGTTAAACGACTGCCAGAAGTACCTAGAGCAAAACTCCCCGTACGTCGGCGAGGTGCTGGAGATGACCGTCGAGGACCCGAGAAAACAGCACGAAAAGAAACAACTTGAGCAGTGCTGCAGAGACCTCCGCAATGTCAAAGAGGAGTGCCAGTGTGAGGCTGTGCAGGAGGCGTTCCGGCAAGCCGAGAAGCAGCAACAGCAAGGTGGAAGCCGCCATGGTTCGCAGCAGGAACGGCAACAACGACAGATTCTGCAGAAAGCTCAAAACCTCCCAAGTGAATGTCGTTTGAAAGTTCAGCAATGCCGGATCCGATCTCCATGGATCTAAATGTATATGAACCGGTGGTCGGTTCTGTGATAATAAAGTTGTGGGAATATTCCGATTCACTGTGGTGGTCGGAGTGATGAActcatataaataataataaacacgTTCAAGTATATGAGTGTGCGAGAGCGAGATTGTGGATGAACAAACGTATTCAAACTAATTACAATGAGTTAAAGATACTAATATtagtttttatattatatttatagtcaCAAAACTGGTTTGAATGTGTTTTCAAACACTTAAAAAGGGTTAACCAAGCGGGACATCATTGCTTTAATGCAGTATAAATAGATTTAGGTGTAGTTTATAAGTAGAGCAGGTTTTCACTTTGGTGTAAGTGGAACTAGTATGAACGTTTTGTGAAAATATTTTGAATATCAACAAACTAACCTTTTGTGAAAATATCGATGGTTTGAATTGTAATGGAACATACTTGACCGAGACTCATCCTCTTGTCATTTGCCCACAATCAAAATTAATGTCTAATTTCAAAATATTTTGTTTGTTGAActaagacaaaattacaaaaatggtgtCCAAATgatccttgtggtttgcaaaacttaTACAGATAATCCGTTTTACTAACTTTGTTATTATTCAGCCGTTAGGGGCATTTTTATCTTTTAAAGTATATAAAAGAACTAAATTCGTGACATTTGATAAACCATAAGGATCATTTTTGAAATTTCTTTGAAAAAGACAACTAAATTACTAGGAAAGGGCTTTAACTCAATCATCTCCACCCCTTAAGCATTTTTATCCTTTAAAGTATATAAAAGAACTAAATTCGTGATATTTgataaaccataaggaccatttttgaaatttctttaaaaaaaacaattaaattacTAGGAAAGGGCTTTAACTCATCACCTCCACCCCTTAAATTAACACTGTCTTAACCAATTgagttgaattttctttttgtttattcTTTCCTAAAACTAATTTATATAATACTAAAATCGTTAAAACATCAacaatatataaattaaaaaaaacttttttaaatattttttttaaataaaataaaatgtattttagtggtattataaaaaaaattagtttttacaaacaatttgtattgtttttatgtatttattttatgtaaaatatttttttttcttaaataaatACGTTTTCGTATAAACTATTTgtattatataaattatttaaaatacgttttaaaaaaaatacgtatttcatataaattatttaaaatatgtatttttttaaaaaaatatttttttgtcattatgtaaattatttaaaatatgttttcaattatatgtatttaaaaaaacataaaaaaacatatttgattatatatcttatttaaaatacatatttcattttAATCACAAATTATAAATCGTATGGTTAGAATGAAGATGGAAAGACATagtgatatatttttttttgaaataactaTTATTAACACTACTCTTTTttacataaaattaaaaaaacgtATAAATTGTTGAGATACATAAAAAAATCGTTGTTAAGTTGTTTTTAATACATATAACCGAAAAAATGGTTTTGGAACTAGCGACCCAAaagaatttatatatttttttatgtcatgagtagtgttaattattattatttcaaagacataaaaatatatattttatgaaaacgtattttttaaagccaaaaaatttattttacgTAAAGTAAATACATACAAATTGTttgtaaaaaactattttttagtaATACgactaaaatatattttattttatttaaaaaaataatgtatgtgtgtgtgctaAGCATACTAAGGCGCGCCTTAGTACACTGGGCGTATGAGGGTggcatacaaaccctaattttagggtcttGGCTTATATCTAAACATCTTTATGGACATAAAACCTATTCTTATCCAACCTCTTTCAGAGATTTCGACTCTCAAGCAACCCTAGAGCAAAAGGAAGCCAATTTGTGAGCCTTTAAGTGAGTTTAGAGTGTTTTTAaagaaagaagaaggtggtgtgAAGACCTTGGAGTGGAGTGCATTGTAGGTCCGAGATTTATAGCTTGTTTGCAACCTCAAATGTAacaccaaaattttcaaacaatttttcacattctcaaaacatactttcattcataaatattataaaaatgtcattgtatcacatatcagTCCGTAGAAACACAACcccaagatcataatgtataaaaactcctcatgtgtgtactgatcatgtcgacgccttcccgcgatcctcactggtacatgaaacacataacacaacactgtaagcataaatgcttagtgagttccccaaaataccacatataacacataatagccactcgaggctataactccatggaccctccggtcctaactctgtggaccctctggtcataACTCTGTGAACcatccggttccaactctgtgaaccttctgattctaactctgtaaactctggaacatacacgacatgaatcacatagaaataatgcagtgtattacaatcacataaataacatacaagattctctgtcatataactctaattaccactctaggtaaagtatagtgagaagattcacctcgggtaacttggtaaatctcgaactcggtaaaatctggtctagcccctgcctagtcacatggaataagcactctaatcaatacaaccctcaaggctagactaatccctctcttagcactctcagaagggtaaaagaccattttacccctctcatggctcaaagtccctaacattgaccaaaccctaaaagtcaacaaaagtcaacggtcaaactttgaccatactcgtcgagtgcactcgtgtgaaTCGGCGAGTACATGCATGTCCTCTTCGCCCCtggtcctcactcgactcgttgagtcaacCCTACAATCAACGGGTCATCACAGGTCGCGAATCGTGGGGcatcccgactcgactcgtcgagtcccttatgggctcggcgagttcctcccatgaaaacactcaaatgatcttttgaggtcagatctgcttcaccaaccagtagatctaaccttctaacactcgaaagtcacataaaggttcaaactttacgttcatgcaatgcctataagaccaaaaatggagaaataacctttAAAATGGGGTTTTACTCTCAAGGCTCACATGAAACCTCATAAAGCTGGAAGCTTGGGATCttttggacctctcaaggtccagatctatcatCTATACCCAAAGGGACCTCATATGCTTCACAATCTAACTCAAAATTGTGCAAAGGAAGCCCTAGATTCAAGGAATCTATCAAATACATGAAATGGGAAGGAACTTGTACCTCAAAACGTGAATCTCAGTGTGAACAACACAGATCCAAgctctacaatcgatctagcttggattttcccactccttcttgcaagatCACACCAAAGGAAGAAGAATTAGCCTCAAAAATGCTCTCTAAGCTCACTTTGCTCTCTAGGGGTTTCACAGGGGAgcagtggccgcaaatgacggccataagggcctttaaatagggctcaggccctGAGATTTAGGATTTTACTttacagcgtggactcgccgagtccactcatcaactcgtcgagtccggtcattaatccaaACAAGAAATCGcgatcccactcggcgagtctgagcgcctactcgccgagtccctccctaaaACTCAAGATAAATACTTAAAATAAGATatctgggaatccggatgttacaattctcccccactagaatcagaattcgccctcgaagtctcattctacaAACAGCTCTGGATGAAGCTTCTgtatctccgcctccggctcccagggCAACTCGGACCCTTTTCGATGCCGCCACTGAACTAGAACCAGTGGcacttccttgtttctcaaaaccttgatcttctgatccacCACCGCgactggcctctcaacataattcaggctcgcatccacctgaatatcctccaatggtaccaccgccgactcgtcggctatacacttcctcaactaagtcacgtggaaggtatcatgtatctggctcaactccgcaggtagctccaaccaatATGCTATCTTGCCCACCCTTGTGGTCATCCTGAAGCCCAAGATATCGAGGCCccagctttcccctcttcctgaatcgaatcactcctttccaaggagatactttcaggagtacgaagtctccaacctgaaactcgagcttggATCGTCACCTATCCGTGTAACTCTTCTGGCaactctgagctgtcaacaacctctgcttGACCTGTTGTATTTGTTCTGTCGTCTGAAACACTATCTCaatgctgcccatcactcgctgccctacctctccccaacagatgggtatccgacacctcctcccatatacaacaactcgaagggagggataccaatgctcgaatggtgactgttgttataggaaaactcagccaacggcaaatacgtatcctaactccctccgaagtccaacacacatgcccgaagcatgtcctctagcgtctgaattgtccgttcACTCTGTCTGTccatctgtgggtggtaagctgtactgaaatgtagcctcgtgcccaactcctcatggaacttcttccagaacctggaagtgaaacgtacatcccgatctgaaacaatcgagatcggcactccatgtcgcgataccatctccctcacatacaactctaccagcctctctgcggaagagctctcgctgatagcaagaaagtgagcgctcttcgtcaaccggtcgacgatcacccaaattgcatcgacacccctcacagtcctcgacaatttggtgataaaatccatggaaatctgttcccacttccactcgggaacctcaagtggctacaACTTTCCATGCGGACGTCGGGgctcggccttcaccctgcgacaggtcaagcacatCTTTacgaaccacgcgacatccctcttcatacatggcaaccaatactccctcttcaggtccaaatacatcttagtggccccgggatggatcaagaacctcgatctatgcgcctcctccatcagaatggtacaTGCCCCGCCTTTAAACGACAACCAAATTCGActctgaaaggtcataagcccacgaCTATTGGCAACGAACTCATATATCTGCCCGATCACTCGCTCTCTTTTGCGGTTCTCCtgtctcatggcctctacctgggtctcccgaatggtgtccaacaccggagtcatcactgtcaatctcaaacaaacatcttgtatcagggcactctccgccctgcgactcagggcatcggctacaacattagcctttcccgagtggtacaggatctcacactcataatcctttaccacatccaactatctcctctggcgcatattcaggttgggttgatccatcagatacttcaagctcttgtgatctgtgtatatcgtacaccggaccccatacaaatagtgacgccagatcttgagggcgaacaccacagcccccaactctagatcgcgagtgggatatctcgtctcatgaggcttcaactgcctcgatgtgtatgctatcaca includes these proteins:
- the LOC111914384 gene encoding 2S seed storage protein codes for the protein MAKLGVLALTFAALIACTSVSAFRTTFFTTTIEDDDNVVLTRSSREQQSCGKEIQSEQLNDCQKYLEQNSPYVGEVLEMTVEDPRKQHEKKQLEQCCRDLRNVKEECQCEAVQEAFRQAEKQQQQGGSRHGSQQERQQRQILQKAQNLPSECRLKVQQCRIRSPWI